The DNA segment ACCATTCATCATAGTAAATTAAGGTCTTGGAACCCCTTCTGGACAACAAAAATGGTCAAGGATTCCATGTAAATTAACATTTGAATCCTGACATACCTTTTTCTATGCAGCAAACGACTTTCTAAGGGAACTTGTTTACTAGAGATGTCTTTACTTTCTCTATCACTACTTCTCTACAAGAAATATAGAAAACCGTTTTGATAAGTTTATGTTTGAACCAACACTCACTGGactttttcttaattaatttcACTGTTCAAAAGAGTCGTGTTTGATCTTCGGGGATCTCTACTTGATCAAACTGTAACTGTGTTGATTCCCATAAAGAAAGCTAGCTCAGTGAgccttaaaaatatttaattcctgtggataaaaaatatctaaagaGCAGACAGCTGATTTTTAATAAGAGGAACAGTGAGCATATTATGTCTGAGaacaaatacatattttttaatcagtTTCTGTTAAAATACAACTACGTTGTCCACCTCCAATCACAGCGTTGCATATTCATAAAATGTTGGCTTTCATTTTGAATGAAATATCAAAAACTAATTGCATTGATAGAGTTTTCCGTTTTCAATCCAAATTTTATGGTGGTGTATGCATTGGGACGCTGCATTACATAATAATTCACCAGCAATTGACGCCGACTAGCAAGATTTGTAGTCACGTCAAGCAGAAAATGGTCAGATTATAGAAGGCAACAGCTATATATCAGAACAAATTAGTTTTCACCAAGCTTAGAGAAAGCAATCGTGATTGGCGCATAGGTATATTTATAAATCTTATGCTGAATTGCATACAGGAAAACAAACGGAATTTCATTGTAGTGATTCACCCTGCTTCCAAGAACAGAGCCTCAAATCCAGGTGAGCAGTTTATTTTCTTCACAATGACATTGGTAAAACAACCTGCATGTTCCAGAGCAAATATTATGCTTTCTATTCTGTACACACCAAAACATCAAGAACAGAAAATTCAATCTCCAGATCAAAGTGTTGTTAGAGCACTTCAAATCAAAAATCTACAAGACTATAAACACTAATGAAGAACGACTTAGTGGGGAAGAGAACAGAAGAAAGGATATGAAAACTCATATTATGTTCTCCTGCTGAGGATGGAAGACAGTTCCATGTAAAATTTGATGTTCATTCCAAAATGATGTTTGTTTCCGTTAACGCGAACATTATACCAAAACCGTACTTTTAATCATCAAACTTGTCattctttactttttttctttacagCAAGATATTTCAGGTAAGAAAAAATGAAATCTGAGGACAGAGGGCGGGCTGTTGGACAAAAAACTATATAAGACAAAGAAATACAGGAATGGCTCAAATCTCTCAGAAAATAAATTGGATAATGAAACATAGCATCGAACTAAAAAGTATAAAGGAGCTAAAAAAACACCAAGGAagatacaaatttttttttttcatttaagatTTTCATCTTCATGTTCATTTCATGTTTTACTATGGCCTACGTTAcatcatataattttaaaaaagaaattgagTTCTCTTTAAGCTGCATTTGGATTGAAGGAAAGAACGAAGTGGAACACAATGGAAGAAAATCTTCATTCCATTGTTTGGATATGTTATGATGCagtgaaataaaattatcattCCTCAAAGAttgagaagaaagaaaaattgagtAAATAAAAGACATTTGTCCTGTTTGGATTGGATAAACCATTTCATGTACAAGaaagtaaaataagaaaaaaaaatgaaataaagagaaaattatTTCATCTAACTTCTACAAAAGCTAACTAATGATAAGCTAATTTTAGTTAACTGGGGAAACTTATTTCACTTTATCTTCTCATTTTTCCTCAACAAGTGATTATAAAGAAATTTATCCGAACATGACTTGGAAAGGAATAAGTTCCACTACTTTCCATTATATTCCATCCTCATTCTTTTACTAATCCAAACAATGAACATAGTAGTATTATATTTCATTCCCCTCCATTCCATCCTCTTCCACCAATCCAAACATAATCTAAAGTAAGAAATAAACAGCAAAGTTATACCATTGCTTGAAAAATCAACACACAAAACCTTACTAGAAAACACACATATATTGAAAATTCTCAACACTCCCACACAGCGCGTATACACAGTACCTGTGCTTTCTAGAAGAAGACTCCACTTCCCCCTATAGGCTAAAAAACGACAACGAAATCGTTTGCATTACAAAAGCTGCAAAGCAACATCGCAAAACCTCAAACTGAACAAAATTTCGCCCGATCTAATCACGCTACCCTATACTTTAATTAGATTTTCCTGaagaaaattcaaattcaaaataaacaGCATTCGAAGAAACCCTAGGGCACTGGGAGAGAGAAAAAGAGGAGCGAAAAGCTTACAATGTTAATTGGAGGAAGAGGCTTGTTCGTGAAGCTTCTTGTCCCTTCGCTCCATCGCCACGTCCCACAGATCGTTCCCAATGTGCTTAGGCTGAATGAATTCGACATCACTGAGAAAGATCCAATCCAAAAATtgatcgataaaaaaaataatgaaaagaaaaaagagaaattaCTCTGCCATGCGCTGCTCTGTGAATGTAATATTGAGCGTTTCCCATAACACACAGCATTCCCGCTATGATTCCCAGCGGCAACACCGCTTCTACCCATCGGaagttcatcttcttctttcttcttccttctctttttccaactctctctttcttcacacttcgcctctttcttattttttttttacttattggGCCTCGTTCTTCACAAAAGCCCAGTGTTTCTTTTTCGATCTTTAATGGGCCTGCTCCATCCATTTGTTTGTTATTTGACCTATTATTGTAGTCAATGgtctaattttattaatttctttttaatttttattatttataaatatttttttgatattatatataaatattatactctgttttaaatttatttttttaaatattttatgtttatttaaaaatgtattgtttttactttattttaaaattgaataaaaatattgagtatatgtaatataaaattgataataaatgcatgatataaaaatatataataattgaaactaaattaaatataattaaaacaatttatatgtaaaaaaatgataagagatcaaaattaattaataattaaatttagtaaaataatttcaacaataaaaatatcgTGTAAACATacttaattttgttatttatatttataattaatttaattaatattttaatcaaatacGTGTACTTTAGTAATCTATCTTCAGAAATTTCAACTAGTAGTTTCTAACTTCTAATTATCAACTAGTTTTTCAATTTTCGTTAATATCAACTTTCAATTAACTTTTAAAAGTTATACTTCTCGtgtgattaaaataataatgtgaAATTAGTTTAagttcaataatatttttactagtttttagatttactttttttttatagaaccatagattttcttaaaaaagttTTGAGGGAAACTATGATTCAATAATGGTgaaatttcttctttttctgttttagattttCTTAGTGATCACAAACCTGTCACATTTGTgccatttttctttttcttattttctttggttttgttatCGAAATAttcaaatactatttttttatcaaaatcattttacttttaaaatgttgaaaattaataataaaataaaaagcaaaGTAACATTTTGTTGTATTGCAAATTTATGCCggataaaattttgaaatagtaACAAACGCAGTCTTgtgttttatcattttcttatttaacaatacaaataaaattaatatacaaccataatttgtgtaaaaattaaaaaacttaaaataaagtAAGTTATGAAGAtttaaacatatatattttatttcttttataaatttcttGGCCTATACAGTATTTAAAACAATCGCACTGGTTTATATTGATAATGTAAAAGTTTGGTATATTATTAGGGTAAATTTGTTAACTTATAAATCATGCTTGATGTTAACACTAAAATTAATAGGACCAGTTTTGGCCAAATCACTAAAATTGACCTAAAATTGATTAGGTTTAGAACATTCTAGAATTGGGTTTGAGTTTGTTAAGAGGAAGAGAATTGAACAAAAACTCAAAGACAGATCATGGAGAGTTGGCTAAGAGTAATTTTCAGGCTAATTGTTCATACCATGGTATGCACCTACAATTAtcaagacaaaaaaaatgagaaatatgGTAGTTGTTTTATATTAAAGAAAAGGATAATGCTTGGGCTTTGTAGATGAATTCAAATGTAAATTATACCAAAtcaatacaaattattttaatacaaaGAAATTATTCTGATCcacattaatttctttttaataaaaatatatataaataaaaaaattaaaattcaaaatgtcttaattaaaatttgttataaaaaacAAGTTAGTAAAATGTCAtgtttaaa comes from the Phaseolus vulgaris cultivar G19833 chromosome 8, P. vulgaris v2.0, whole genome shotgun sequence genome and includes:
- the LOC137824302 gene encoding NADH dehydrogenase [ubiquinone] 1 alpha subcomplex subunit 1, with the translated sequence MNFRWVEAVLPLGIIAGMLCVMGNAQYYIHRAAHGRPKHIGNDLWDVAMERRDKKLHEQASSSN